The Gadus morhua chromosome 18, gadMor3.0, whole genome shotgun sequence DNA segment CCCATCCTCTGGCTGCCCGTCTTCCTCCAGTAGTCCAGGAAGCGGTCTGCGATGGTGTGGTGCTCGAACATGATGTTGTCCACGTGTCTGTACctctgaggacagacagagggacgggggggggggtcagagggaggacctggagggggacactgtgtctgtacctctgaggacagacagagggacgggggggggggtcagagggaggacctggagggggacactgtgtctgtacctctgaggacagacagagggacgggggggggtcagagggacATGGAGGGGGACACTGTGTCTGTACctctgaggacagacagagggagggagggggggtcagagggaggacctggagggggacactgtgtctgtacctctgaggacagacagagggacgggacggggggtcagaggtggacactgtgtctgtacctctgaggacagacagagggacgggggggggtcagagggaggacctggagggggacactgtgtctgtacctctgaggacagacagagggagggaggggggggtcagagggaggacctggagggggacactgtgtctgtacctctgaggacagacagagggacgggggggggtcagagggacggggggggtcagagggacctggaggtggacactgtgtctgtacctctgaggacagacagagggagggagggggggtcagagggacgggggggggtcagagggaggacctggagggggacactgtgtctgtacctctgaggacagacagagggacgggggggggtcagagggacctggaggtggacactgtgtctgtacctctgaggacagacagagggacggggggggtcagagggacggggggggggtcagaggtggacactgtgtctgtacctctgaggacagacagagggacggggggggtcagagggacggggggggggtcagaggtggacactgtgtctgtacctctgaggacagacagagggacggggggggtcagagggacgggggggggtcagaggtggacactgtgtctgtacctctgaggacagacagagggacgggggggggtcagagggacATGGAGGGGGACACTGTGTCTGTACctctgaggacagacagagggacgggggggggttagagggacgggggggggtcagagggacgggggggggtcagaggtggacactgtgtctgtacctctgaggacagacagagggacgggggggggtcagaggtggacactgtgtctgtacctctgaggacagacagagggacgggacggggggtcagagggacatggaggtggacactgtgtctgtacctctgaggacagacagagggacgggggggggtcagagggacgggggggggtcagaggtggacactgtgtctgtacctctgaggacagacagagggacgggggggggtcagagggacgggggggggtcagaggtggacactgtgtctgtacctctgaggacagacagagggacggggggggggtcagaggtggaCACTGTGTCTGTACCTCTGAGGACAGAGCGTGCGGTGGACTTTAAGCAATGCGTTCCCATCCTTCAGTATTGTCTTTAGAGAGCAGCTGAGTCAGGCCCACCTCAGAGTCACAGCTGGACCGTCGTGAAGGAAAGTTATATGGGAGTTGACTTAATTTAAGAACAATTATTTAAGAGTAGTATATTTAAAATAAGCTCAATACTGAATCTCTGTGTAATGATCCAGGCGGGGATAATCTAATTTTAATTAGAAGTCcagaaaaaatgtaatttattttcAAGATGTCATGGGTATAAGACATCCTGTTCCTTCAGAAAACGAACTGAAAGGACCCTTACAGACAATAACAGTCGCTCAGAGTCTTCAACCTAATTCTCCTTCTGTTTTCGCTCCCTCTTTCAGccacttaaaggtcccatgacatgccaccaggtgtgagtgtgattagccttacaagccgttttgaaaatatgccccttgtgacatcacaagtgggcgacTCCACCtcgatgtgtgctggatagatcagtctatccgtcatacatcgaggtggacacgcccacctgtgatgtcagaagaggcagatgttCAAAGCGTCTTGTAACGGCTGATAACCCCCACCCCTGGCGGTATGCtaggtcccctttaaccctATGGGACCGGGGGTTCCCCagcagcctcctctcctccagcggCTGCTGCCCGGGAGCAGTACCTGTCTGTTCAGGGTGATGGCGCTGGGCTGGCACTTGGTGCAGATGCCCTCGGGCCAGGGCGGGTGCCCCTCGCAGCCAGACTTGATCTTACAGCTGATGTTCTCCAGAGCCGCAAACTTTCCTCTGCAGGGGCAGAGGacggagagggtggggggggggacagaaagagagaaaggtcGGTATAAGAATGTCGGGGTCGGCTTGGCCCAGGAGGTACAGCGGGTTGCTGGTTGGATCCCGCCTCCTcctgagcgtcgaggtgtccctgagagaGACGtcccaccctgactgctcctgaccagcccgtcgtggttgactccgccgtcggtgtgtgaatgtgtgtatgagacGTTTAACAGCTGTAGATAAAATAATCTGCTAAATGCTCTCAGTTTAAATGTAGGGACAACAGAGGGTTGTGTTGTCACTCGGAGAGAGACCTGAGAAGCGTTGGCTGCTTACTTGTCGGCCCCGCCCGTCAGCTTGCGGATGTAGGCGTGGAACGACATTTGCTTCACCGGCGGGTCCAAGTGGTTCAGGTAGTCTTCGTCGAAGGGCTAGGAGGAGGAAGGCGGATTAGTGGAAGCACGAGGAAAGACGGGGGATGTTTGGTTAAAAGGACAACATGGACAGATACCTCTAATGGAACGCAGTGCACGCACTTCCCCAGAGCTCCGTGTCGACACCTGCAACCAACACAAGATAAGCAGCATTTAAAAACTCCTAAGAACGCTGGGAAAAGCGGGAGGCAAAAAGCCCCCATAACACGGCCAATAATCTAAAGCTTTTATAGATCACCGCCGTGAGTCGGCTGACGTGTGCCTCTCAAGTCAATCAGGCCGTGTGCATTGGATGGCTGAGGCTCCAGGTGGTCTCCAGGTAGGCAGAATACGACCTTCAGAGCGGATCAAGCGTGTTGTTGGTGTGGCTCCCCTCCCTCTAGGTGGACCCTCGCCCGCCCCCCTTCGCACTGGTCCTTACAGCTGGGCGTCGCGGTTCCTGTAGATCTTGCCGTCCTGCTTGGCCAGGTACTGGTCTATGCTGTCCTCCTGGACCTGGGTGGGCCCCGAGGAGGAGCGAGGCATCATGGAGGACGACGAAGAGGACGACGACGCGGACGACGACGAGGACAGCGAGGTGGCGAAGGACGTGGACGGGAGCGAGGTGGACGAGTGGGCGGCGGCCGTGTCCATGACCTCTGCCGGGACCCCGACCGAGCCGGAGGGGTACAGATACAGCATGTCGCCATGCctggacgggggggagggggcagacaCCTCGAGTTATGGTTGGCACTCGTGTTTACAGTCTATAACACCATCACAAAAGAAATTGCATGTTTGAGGATGGTTTGAGTTCCAGTTTCATTTGAAGCTGGGTAAAGACAACCGTAATACATATTGCTGAAACGATAATGAATTGATCTCAAATTAATTGATTAGGACTTAATTGACTTAGGAGTGTATTTCCTTAGTGTTGGACGAGGGACCGTGACGCCGGGCACTGCCTGAGCATCCTGCTCCACGCTGCGTCTTTGACTCACTTGATCTTGAGTATGCTGAGGCTCTTTGAGGTCTTGGAGTCGATCTCTCCCGTCTTGTTGCGGTTCTGGTAGATGGAGAAGCCGTTGGAGTTGAATCCAAACTCTTTGGCCACCTGGGAGAAGCGGGAGAGAAGCACACCGTCTGTCAGACTTTGTAACAGTGCACCTGTAGGGAGGGGCGGGGAAAACCACTCAGCAAACAGACGAGATTCTTTGCTTCCTCTTTACTTGAGCAATCATGTTGACTCAAATCCACTATGCTTGGTttgtcaattaaaaaaaaactaagaaCCCTAACCACACAAAATATCGGATGCAACATTTACACCATGGTAATACATATCGTATCGACACTAAAATAAGCTTCAGCACGGTATCGTGAGGTCCCTGCCTATTCCTGTTCCGAGTCAACTCGACTATGGCATCCAGCTGACATGCCATCACATTGTTTTTCCAATGAGGTTAATAACCATTCCGCACATCCATTGTGGCCTTGGACTGCTAGGAGCTCCCCTGCTGTGGGTCTCTCCCTCGGAGTCAAAGCATGCATGGTGGTTTGTTTGTgcgagagaaacagaaagagagttCCCCTGGCAAGTCAAGCTGGGGTTGGTCGGGCCGTGCTGTCTAAAAGCTTTGAATAGTTTCCAAGCAAATGAAACCAAAAGTGCTGGCAAAGAAATTACGAAACATATCCAAACTGAAAGAGTGGAGCTATAGGAAGCAAAAGAGAGGTGTGCATGACGAAGTAACTGGGCAGAAAGAGGGCTGCAGTAAAAATGCCCATCCGCTCATCAAAATATACATTAGATCGCATTCTAGAACAAAACACCTGGTTTTCACAAAGGCCATCTGTGCCTTCACCACCAGTTGCACATTGTAAGAAAAGGACAGAACGAAGGTGCTGGACTCCCTCAGCAATCAGAGATAACAAGCCTTTTCCGATTGTTATTCCAATCTAATCCAAGAAGAATCAAATACAAAaactatcaataaaaaatcgaATATACTATTTTGATTATGTATCTTTTTAAATATCTGTAAATAACTGTTCTAATAACTTAACTATAAACAGCCAGAAAGAGCACACTCATCAAACGACATCCTGGGACGCATACGACGGCAgccagggaggggggcggtcAGAAGGGCTCACAAGGTCACTGCAGACAGAGCAGGCTGAACTCAGGGCTATTAGCAGCTCGTTGGGCGGGCCCAGACGGCTCATCAAGCCACGCACACATCGTTACCATGTCTGCCACCAGAGAGGCCATTGGACACACACCAGCATGATCACCAGCGAAGGCATTAGACCCGGATCAACTGAGGATATAAATGTTATCGCGACACCATCATCACGTAAATATATAGCCTAGACAACCTGGGTttgaacacagacagacagactcacagacagagggacagacaaagAAAGGATAAATGAGCAAGCAAACGCTATTGCTCTTTCGTTTTGTCGTTTCTATTTTATGGTGAAACCTAAATCAAAGACACTTTTGGTATTTACGTTGGAAATATTTAGTCATGATTCGAGTAAACAGCTTAATTAAACAAAGACCGTGCCATCACACAAGGGGCACAACAGGCAATCACAGAGAGCAGGGGGAATCGGTCGCCGGTTAAATGTTACCAATACAACCCAAATGGTGGCTCTGTTGGCCATGCGCGTTTGGTTTTAAGGCAGACACTGCCTTCTCTCCCTCACAGCGCTATCCTGCGCTCCACGAGAGAAGACCTGTGTCCACTGATCTGGCGTCAGCCCTATCCAACCAAGACACATGAATCTTTAATGAGGGGCTGGGGCTGCAGCACTGTGACCCGCCTGCTGCAACGCTCTGCTGCCTGAAGCAGGGATGCCACCACGACACAACCCTATTCACACAGCCCAGGGGGAACTACTGGTGGGGGGTCAATGACGTAGAAACATGTCCTGGGTTCTCCTTCAATAAGAACATACTTGACATCAACGCAGACATAGCAAGTACCACCGATATCAATGCTAGGGGAGACTATTTGGAGAGAACTTGGATTTTGAAGGGATCTCATCGCAAAAACATCCCagttcttgtttatttgttgaaacatttagcagacactttaatccaaagcgacttacaatgatcaattatttCAGGGCCAGTCTACCTTAGAAACATCTTGGGttaagtgccttgctcaagggcacgaTGGTGATGGCAGGACTCCTCCCTTCACATCCCTCACTCACTAGCCTGCTAGCCTTAACAGCAGTTCTGCTTAGCCTTGTGGAAGATGGTCAGTCATGCACAATGAGTTCTTAGGCAGAGTACACAGAGGTAGCCCAAAAACATTATTCCGGGCCTCAGAAAgctgatatatatattatttctttTGACAGagcattgatttatttattgcaGGGATGTTAACAGAATTTCAACGAATATGACAAATGCTTCGAACAAGAAAGCCTGCCCTAGCTTAGATCCTCTATGGGTAGGATGAGGGACAGAGTCCATTACCGTTGCACAGAGAGATACTGAGAGGTTATTTTTAAACAATCGTTCAAAGCAGAACATACTCCATGTGCAGTGAACAAAATGCTACACAGTCTGAGGCCATGAATCCACTACTGGGTGAGGTCACACCGACCACGCagagacaaaaacacagagaaaagAACAGCGTACTCTCAGGCCAAACACAAGCCTAGAGACTGGAGTGTTCTGGAAACTTTTGGTTGTAAAATGCTGCAAAGAGAAGTGCATGCCTGGTTCATCACCGGGGTCGCTATGCGACTCTCATAATGAACGTGACCTACTCCGACTCTTGAGGTAGTAGTTCATCACCGGGGTCGCTATAAGACTCTCATAATGAACGTGACCTACTCCGACTCTTGAGGTAGTAGTTCATCACCGGGGTCGCTATGCGACTCTCATAATGAACGTGACCTACTCCGACTCTTGAGGTAGTCGTTCATCACCGGGGTCGCTATAAGACTCTCATAATGAACGTGACCTACTCCGACTCTTGAGGTAGTAGTTCATCACCGGGGTCGCTATGCCACTCTCATAATGAACGTGACCTACTCCGACTCTTGAGGTAGTCGTTTTCTCATCCTTACCTGTTTTATAAAACCCGCCGCCGTTTCCCTCTTGGTGGAAGGAACTTTCTTCATCCCATCTGGGGACTGCACCCGAATGATCTATGAGGCAATAACAAgccaaaataaacaacaacaacaaacacacacacacacacacacacacacacacacacacacacacacacacacacacacacacacacacacacacacacacacacacacacacacacacacacacacacacacacacacacacacacacacgcttggaCAGACTGACATTTCAAGTTCCTTGAAATGCCTTCAATCCTTAACTCAAGTTTAGATATTAAGAAACTTGCTCAGTTCTGCCTGAGTTCATCTCATGGCCTGAAAGGGACTTACTACCCTGTCGTGTTATTTCATCATGTTTTTCTACCACTCATTCGGCAATTATTAACGGTTAAGAATTTTATTTATACAAGTGTATTCACACTAGCCACCTATTGCCCTATTTGTGATCCCTGGAAGGAATTATCCTGCATATATTCCTTATTTTTTGCCAATAGGATATTAGCATTGAGTTGTCCCCTCGTCTTACTGAGAGCCTAACTTTCAGGTTCGGCAACATATACTTATGTGGGAAGTTAAGGCTTTTAAGACAATGCATGCGGCTTTGGAAACAATTTCCTGCCAAGTGACTTCACACTTTACAGAACATTTTGAACGGCCTCCTTCTGAGAATAACTCAGACGTCTGCAGTCAACATAACTGACAGGTGTCAGTCAAACTGTCAGGACATCACTGGCGTCATCCTTGAATACGCACTCTTGGGATGAGTTTCTGTGATGTTCAGCACCCAGTTTACCACGAGTGGTTCCACTGGTCTTATGTCTACATGGCATGGAAGACGTATTTTACCGTCAACTGCAAATGTGTCTCATATTTCTTGGACAAGACTTAATAAGTATCCACCCTGCGGAAGTCCCAGATAAGTAACTTAACGCTTTAAGCTATAATGTTGACAGTTCCAGGAGGCAAGTAAAGTATGTCTCTGTTATCAGGGGATAAGTAACGTATGTCTCGATCGTCATAACATCAGGAGATAAGTAACGTGTGTCTCTGATGTCGACCCTAACGGGAGACAGGGGAATTGACGTCCATCTCTAAAGTCGCCTAGGAGTCCCGTGTCTCTAATGGACGTCGACACTAGCAGGAGCTATAACAACCCATGAGTCCCTGTCCTCAACCTGTCCTTTCACTGTGAGCAGGGAGTCCGCCGGTGGACTCGTAAACCAGGCCAGGCACGGCTAGCTCCCAGTTAGCCTCCTAGCTCCCAGTTAGCATCCGAGCCATTTCTGCTGCCTCATCACTCCAAACTGGAGCTAACGGGCTAGCCGCGTTAGCAGCGTCCGGACCGACGCGGACCGGTCGTACTCACTATAGTGTCCGCCATGTCGCTCCTGGTCTCCGCTCCGGATCACTGGGGTGTAAACGGACTGTGGCTGTGGTTCAGATGCACAATAACGCTGCCGTCTTTCTGCATCAACAATACTCCATTCCACAACTCAAACACCGGGTGTTGCAAATATTAGCGCCCCTCCGGCCGACCGTATGCCTGTGGTCCAACATCGAACTGAACCCGAGAGAAACAACGCAACACCAGATGCTTCGTTCCGGGCTCAGAATTAAAGGCTTCCTTCAAACCTATGCAATAGCTGTACAGTCAACAACAATACATAATTACTTAAGTTACATACAATGTACCCTGGGCGGACATGCATATTGCTAGTTACAAGGAAGGATGAGATAGTACATAAACTGAATTACTTTTGTGTAATATAGGTATTTACTGCAATAGTCATTGATGTTTTGCCAATTATATTGCCTATTAGAGATGTCTTAATCTGACTTTGTATTCTATTTCTTATTTCTATCAGACACTGAAATATCATAAGGATACACTTGGCAGGTCTGATGGAAAGAAATGCACaccatgttttatttttaaagcttTATTTGTTCGTCCTGCAGAGAAAAGAGCTCAATATCACATTAATTAAACTTGGATTAAAACCATCATCTTGCTCTCTACTTCACTGCTGCAATCCATTCACAAGAGGAACGCATGCATGTTCATATCAAAAGAATACACAAGTTAGTAAAGGATCAAATATTGAATCAAAAACAATTTGACATTTAAATTGAATAATATAGTTCCATCCATCGTATTCATGGTTGACCAATATGGAGGAAGCATTTTGGGCACAAAGTTGAATTTCAAATTGTACAGAGTGGTATGTAGTTCTCAATGATTGCAATGAATATTGAGATCATTTAGATTTTCTAGGTGAATAGAAAACCTGTTTTACCCCCCAAGGGTAAACCAATAACATGTGGGCTTGGTATGTCAGAGCATGAGATCATAGCTGAGAAATAGCTACAAATATCACACAACACTGTCATGGATATACATAGCAAAATGTGGATGGATGAGATAGAAAATAgacaaacataaatatacatttccACACATGTTTACATGAGAAACTGAATAACTTTCAAATCACTGGAAATttgtaaaatagaaaaataatggGGACATTATGGAAAGGACCCCTGGTGTGAATGGAGGCTTGAAACAGGAGATGCAGGGTTTACATGAAGAGTAAAAGACAACAAATGCAATGAGCATGGGTTAATGAACAGATTGCACTCTTTGACAGTCAACAGTGCTTCCAATCTCTAGAAAAGCTTCTATATTAGAGATGTTGTCGGCATGGATGGTACGAACCTCAGGAAACGGGAACCCAGCTGGGTTCGTTAGTTTTACTCAAAGTGAGGCTACCTTGGTTGTGTGAGTTTCACATTATGTGTCCGGGAGCAGTTACTTTGAAAACACAGAGAAGAGGAAAAGTAGAGTATGGAACGGAGTTAAAGAAAAGGTGCACATGGTTGTACAATCACAGCAATATAGCGTTGACTTAAACACAGTGAATGAAAGGAACATATTCTACATGAGCATGACCGTTAACCCTAGCTTCAGAATCAAAAGATCGGAACCGGAAAGAGACagacttttttcttcttttctttcttttcttctttttttttgtggttgttgCAGTTCATAATTTGGGTTTTCTTTTATCATTCCATTATATGGAAATGGGGTTGGCTTAGGCAATTGGTTGGAAGTGCATGGAAGCAGCCTTGAATCCAAAAGGGAAAGTGGGGGTAAAATGAGTCTCAGATGATTCCATACTTGGCCAGCTCATTCAGCTCCAGGTGGTTAAAGGCCTCCCAGGGGCAGATGACCGTGATATCTGAAGGGACAAACGCCACAGGTTACATCATGCTCAGgttaaagcaaaacaaaatatataactaGACAACAAAAAGACTTGTTACCTGTGCCCAATCCCTCCATGCCGGGGATGTCATCTCCGAAGCTGTTGAAGCAATTCAAACCTTTAGTCACACATGTTTTTTTCTACTGACTTTGCTTGTTATGCTACCAATTATGACTGCCCGTGATGTACATTGTACCATCCCTGGAATAAGTTGTTCCTTGAAGCCTTGAAGAGGTCTGCGGGTtagggtgtgttgtgtttggcctgagaagccctttgagactcaCCCCTGGATTCCCTTCTTCGGAGGCTTGCTCTTGAATTGCCGAGTCTGCCTCTGCTTGAACTTGGGGGGCCCCTTGCGTGGCGTGGCCGGGCCCCCGGACACCCTCGTGGCAGACTTTATTTCTGCTTTGGGGGCCTCCAAATTCATGTTGAGGAGTGACCGTCTCGTGTGCAGGTAGGCGACTTAACAAACACCTCCGGGAAGGTTGCCTCTGTCAATCTATTCCATGAGAACATGAGCGAGAAATACAACGAATATCAGCATGAGGATTTCTTTTTTGTCATTATCACCCATACACATATACCAATAAGATTACATCTTTGTGCAGTCACATTGCAGAAAAAGGTTATCATTGCTTGTCAAATTCCATCGTTAAAGTTACAATCATTTATTGAATAAACATTGCATTTGATGGACTCTCAGTGCGTGTTCTATGCAGATGACGTAATATTTTCATCCTCATCAGTTAATagcctgcccctccccctctcgccTGCCCATGGAGGAGCAGAAACATAATCGTGTTATAGCAAGGACACAGCACTTCTGCTGAGTGAGCACAGACGATTCAAATCAGCAATCCTCTCATCTCATCCTCCCGGAGTGGCATTTAATAATCTTTTAGATTGACACCCGGATTAGTCCTTATTGTGTGCGCAATAACAGCACTGGGATAGCCATGTACAAATTGAAAATGTGGGTAAATGATTCTGCTATTCAAACCTGTATAAGCTTCCCCTGTGGTTAAAAACATACATCAATTTATAAAGATAGTTGTTTAACACATAATGTGACCAACTTGATCCTGCAAATAACCAATTATATTGCTTCCTTTGCCCCATTAAAACATTAACCAGCATTACAATTTACAAATGTTAATCACTAACATTACACATTAAACCAAATGTAATAGTTACGGTTAATTCACAATAAAACAATCAACGAGACAAACTAACTCAATAGTACCTTATTTCATATATTAATTTGCACCAAAGTTCTGTGGTATGAGTGAAGTATAATTGTAATGACTTTAATTTAGCTGAAGAAGAGCGGCAAGTCCCGGGTAATGTCCCCATGGTCGTCgggtcaccatggtaaccgaACGAAAGAATTGAGCGTAGCTCCGTCAGATCCATCGAACTCTACAGCGGGTATGCATCAACAGGTGTACTCACCAGCTTCTGTGGTGGTGCGTGAGTGTGGCGCAGCCCTGTAGTCTCAGGGAGATGAGTCTGTCTCTACGCTTGCTATGAGAGAGAAGAGGCACTCAGGGCTTCTTATACGGGGGCCAGTCCCCCCGGGCAGATTATAGATgcacctccctccaccacccatGGCTGCTATGTGCGTTTACCGTCGGCCTGACATGAGGAGTGGGTGGTTGTAGAACAGAAGGATGGATGTGTGCGAGAAGGGGGGAGAAAATTATTTAGAAATGTACATGATTTTTGGTCATTTGCTTTAACATTTTCTAACCAGAGTGAACTCCTTTGCCTGAATCCATCTTGCGATGAGCAGTCATCATTGAGTTGCATTTCATGGTACACTGATTAGTTAGGCCGGAAATGTTACCCTCATTTAAGTGTTTCCCAGCATGTCCATTTGTTTATGAGTTGGGGCCTCGAGACTGGCCCACACGCCGGTCTTTGCTAAGCTGTGAGTTAAGAGTGAATCACAGCAGAAAGAGGTCGCGGCTTATTAGTGACGCAAAAACAGAACAGTCCTCTGATCCAGAGGCCGTACCGGTTAATCAGTTAACCTTATTAATGATTAATAACTGATCAATGGACTATACTAAAGACAATAATGTCTTTAGTATAGGTCCATCATACTCAATTGTTGAAATTGGTATAAGCTCTCTAGAGTTGTAAATGGAAATTTACAAATGGGATTTTCAGAAAATGGATGGCAAAGGCATTTCGTTTTTTGGCAAAGGAGCCAACAAGCATACGATGGCTGGGTAAAAATGTTCAGAAGTCACTCGCTTCCAATTCCCACAATAACAAAATGTGCTCCACTCATCTCTTAGCACTATAGATGAGAGCCATGCATGTCTTCAATGTGCTTTGAACCCTGGCGTCATATTTTCAAACTGCAGGACCAACCAAATCAAAGAATACCTGCAGTCCTTAGTGGACGGGCGACCATGACCACCGCCTCGGGATTATACGGAATAAAACGCGCACTGCTGCTGTCACAGGACTGCTGACTCAAATGCAACAAGATCAGGAGCGGCGTGGTCCAAGAGGCCGACCCCGGCGCCCTGCCTCAGGTGGTTCTGGGTAATCACGCGTCTGAAACCACAGGATCTAGCTGCAGACGGATCTATTAATCAATCCACATTTGCCAGAGGCAGACTCCGTCTCTCTTatgttttgtatacattttgaatGATGCTGATCGTTCCTCCTCTTTGGGTGGTCCCCAGGACATCCCCTTATGCAGCAAATAAAGTATGATTAAAGCAGAATGACTAACacgtcaaataaaataatatcaaataatttaatagataaataaaaaaataataaaataaacaggcAATTATTAAATCTAACTCACGATGGAACCATGAGGGCAATAGATAACTAATGAATGCACTTAATTCAATAGAAATGTAAAGGTCTAAAAATTTCACGGCCTTAGGTTACAGATAACCAGGAGCCATTGGGGTCGGCAGTTGGCATCAATAAGATCGACGGACATGAAGAGACGCCTGCAA contains these protein-coding regions:
- the pde6gb gene encoding phosphodiesterase 6G, cGMP-specific, rod, gamma, paralog b is translated as MNLEAPKAEIKSATRVSGGPATPRKGPPKFKQRQTRQFKSKPPKKGIQGFGDDIPGMEGLGTDITVICPWEAFNHLELNELAKYGII